Within Nitrospirae bacterium CG2_30_53_67, the genomic segment AGTCCCGGATATAACGTCCGTCTCCATTAATCGTCGGCGTGCGCCCCTCGAGCATGGCCTGAACGAAGATCGCCACGACCCCGGCTTCACCGAGAGGGTCCTGCCTCGGCCCGTAGACATTGGAGTACCGAAGCACCGTGTAGTTAAGACCGTGCTCCGCCTTGTAATAGGGAAGATAGTATTCCATGCAGATCTTGGTCACCCCGTAGGGGGACATGGCGGAAAAAGGAAGGCCCTCCGTAGCCGGAAGATGTTCCGTGGCGCCGTAAACGGTCCCGCCTGAGGAAGAAAAGATGACCTTCTTCACGCCGTACTTCACACAGTTCTGCAAAAGATTCACAGACCCCACCACATTGATCATGGCGTCATGCACGGGATTTCTGACCGAGTCGGCCACGCTGATCTGAGCGGCCAGGTGGTGCACCAGATCCGGCTTCTCCTTTTTGAAGACCTCGCTCAGCTTTGGAGAGCAGATATCCACCTTGTAAAACCGGGCGGCAGGATTCACGTTTTCCTTCTTACCCGAGGAGAGATCATCCACCACGACGACTTCCAGTCCGTGCTCCGCCATCACATCGGCCGCATGCGACCCGATGAATCCGGCTCCTCCTGTAATCAGCGTCTTTGACATCATTCATTCCTTTCCGTATTCCTGGTCATCCTCTCCCGATGCATGAATAGATGAACCCGAGTTTCCTCATATATTGGGGATCGTAGATATTCCTTAGATCCACGACAACAGGCGAACGAAGCAGCGCCTTGATCTTCTCCATATCGAGCATGCGGAACTGGTTCCATTCGGTGATGAAGATCAAGGCATCCGAGCCCTGTGCCGCGTCGTAGGCATTCTCACAGTACTCCACGTTCTTCAGCATCTTCTTCGCCCCTTCCATGGACTCGGGATCAAAGACCTTGACCCCCGCCCCCTTTTTCTGAAGCCCCTCGATGATAACCAGGGAAGGCGCGTCCCTCATGTCGTCCGTATTGGGCTTGAAGGCCAGTCCCAGAATCCCTATCGTCTTCCCCTTAAGTTCGCCCACCGCCGACTCGATCCTGGCGACCATCCTTTGCTTTTGTTCTTCATTGACTTCAATGGCCGACCGGACGATCTTCAGATCCATGGAATTCCGCTCTGCAAGCTGCACCAGGGCCTCCGTATCCTTGGGAAAGCACGACCCTCCGAAACCCGGGCCCGGATGAAGGAATTTGGATCCGATCCTTCCGTCCAGCCC encodes:
- a CDS encoding UDP-glucose 4-epimerase, whose protein sequence is MSKTLITGGAGFIGSHAADVMAEHGLEVVVVDDLSSGKKENVNPAARFYKVDICSPKLSEVFKKEKPDLVHHLAAQISVADSVRNPVHDAMINVVGSVNLLQNCVKYGVKKVIFSSSGGTVYGATEHLPATEGLPFSAMSPYGVTKICMEYYLPYYKAEHGLNYTVLRYSNVYGPRQDPLGEAGVVAIFVQAMLEGRTPTINGDGRYIRDYVYAGDVARANYLAIEKGECDCFNIGTGIETDVNQLYDLIAAVTGFGNKPLYGPARPGDLRRNSLNAGKAERILGWRPGVSLKEGLEKTVAYFKDHQKRPGGKSR